The following coding sequences are from one Rathayibacter sp. SW19 window:
- a CDS encoding dihydrodipicolinate synthase family protein: MESPKLPRGLIAPALTPFAASGEIDYGAYRDQISYLLEQGIHGVSPGGSTGEGATLEDDELGRLVEDAREIAGDRSVVAGVIRSSTQAAVRAALVARDSGANALMVTPTFYNVLVPDDDGNEAFYRAISDAVELPIIVYNVVPQNEISPRLFARLHDIEHVVGVKQSVGGVMAMYDMRLTTPGAMVYAATDEMLFTCFELGADGAISAVLSLFPAECRRLWDAAQEGRHSDGCILQDTMFPIWKVVRGPQFPARVKTALAILGRDLGQNRSPASPVPAAVREALETALAPLVGGDR, from the coding sequence ATGGAGTCTCCCAAGCTACCCCGCGGGCTCATTGCCCCCGCATTGACACCATTCGCAGCGTCTGGCGAGATCGACTACGGCGCATATCGCGACCAGATCTCATATCTTTTGGAGCAGGGTATTCACGGAGTCAGCCCGGGCGGTAGCACCGGTGAAGGTGCCACGCTTGAAGACGACGAACTCGGCCGTTTGGTTGAGGATGCGCGCGAGATCGCTGGCGATAGGTCTGTGGTAGCCGGCGTTATCCGCAGTTCCACCCAAGCCGCCGTCCGGGCAGCATTGGTGGCCCGTGATTCGGGTGCGAACGCTCTCATGGTAACGCCCACCTTTTATAACGTGCTCGTTCCAGATGACGACGGTAATGAAGCGTTCTACCGTGCGATTTCCGACGCGGTCGAACTGCCGATCATTGTTTACAATGTCGTGCCACAAAATGAGATCAGCCCACGACTTTTCGCGCGTCTGCACGACATCGAGCACGTTGTGGGAGTGAAGCAGAGCGTCGGTGGGGTCATGGCGATGTATGACATGCGTCTGACCACCCCCGGAGCAATGGTCTACGCTGCGACCGATGAGATGCTGTTCACGTGCTTCGAGCTCGGCGCGGACGGAGCGATCTCGGCCGTGCTTTCGCTCTTCCCCGCCGAATGTCGGCGCCTCTGGGATGCCGCGCAGGAGGGCCGTCATAGTGACGGCTGCATCCTGCAGGACACCATGTTCCCAATTTGGAAGGTCGTCCGCGGCCCTCAGTTCCCCGCTCGTGTGAAAACTGCGCTCGCAATCCTGGGACGGGATCTTGGACAGAACCGCAGTCCTGCTTCTCCCGTGCCAGCTGCGGTTCGCGAAGCCTTAGAGACAGCACTCGCACCGTTAGTCGGAGGAGATCGCTAA
- a CDS encoding NAD(P)-dependent oxidoreductase, producing the protein MHVVIIDPFVPLEQIQQRVRLEHRIDALSREIDLTNVQVVITAGIGVSASDLTRMPSLCEVITASTGIDHLDKALLMSRQVQITNVPDYCTEEVSDHAVAQTCALLRSLPRAISNPDGAWDNPQGVGVRRFSSARIGVLGTGRIGRAICRKLLALGMLVSAAQRPSSDREMTPIPGVTATSLDDMLPKVDVLVIAAPGAHDGGVVLDQNRLASLRQDALLVNVSRASLVDLVALQRQLEAGLLAGAFFDAWEPEPPVSPSSLMEVPGLFLSPHSGWYSPESASDLWGAVAARLDELEETRPSDLAGDNDRKAHAN; encoded by the coding sequence ATGCATGTAGTCATCATTGATCCGTTCGTCCCCCTCGAGCAAATCCAGCAACGCGTGCGGCTCGAGCATCGGATTGACGCCCTGAGTCGAGAAATCGATCTGACGAATGTGCAGGTCGTCATCACGGCGGGCATTGGAGTCAGTGCCTCTGACCTAACGCGTATGCCGAGCTTGTGTGAAGTCATTACCGCGAGTACGGGTATCGACCATCTCGACAAGGCGCTGTTAATGAGCCGACAAGTCCAAATTACCAATGTGCCCGACTACTGCACGGAGGAAGTATCAGACCACGCAGTCGCGCAGACCTGCGCACTTCTCCGTTCGCTGCCAAGAGCAATATCAAATCCGGACGGCGCCTGGGACAATCCGCAGGGAGTCGGAGTGCGCCGGTTTAGCTCAGCAAGGATTGGCGTACTCGGCACAGGGAGAATCGGTCGCGCTATTTGCAGGAAGCTTTTGGCGTTGGGTATGCTCGTGTCCGCCGCCCAACGTCCATCCTCTGACCGTGAAATGACACCCATACCTGGGGTTACAGCAACGTCTCTCGATGACATGCTTCCCAAGGTGGACGTGCTCGTTATCGCTGCTCCCGGTGCGCACGATGGCGGGGTGGTGCTCGATCAGAACCGACTCGCAAGCCTGCGTCAGGATGCTCTCCTGGTCAACGTGTCACGGGCGAGTCTCGTCGATCTCGTCGCTCTACAGCGTCAATTGGAAGCAGGATTACTGGCTGGTGCGTTTTTCGACGCATGGGAGCCTGAACCCCCCGTAAGTCCTTCTAGCCTGATGGAAGTCCCTGGACTCTTCCTGTCTCCTCATAGCGGATGGTACTCGCCAGAGTCTGCAAGTGATCTCTGGGGTGCAGTTGCCGCGAGGCTAGACGAGCTGGAGGAGACTCGCCCATCTGACTTGGCCGGGGATAATGATCGAAAGGCGCATGCGAATTGA
- a CDS encoding FGGY-family carbohydrate kinase, protein MQLTPASRAVFAVDIGTSSSKAILVRLDGTVIRSGTRQHTVKRPHPGWVEMDALVWWEEVVSLAHELCEPGGAQVIAVGVSGMGPCVLLTDEAGTPLRPAILYGVDTRATKQIAELTKRFGEHEILQRGGSVLTTQAAGAKIVWIAENEPDVYASAKRLFMPASWLGFRLTGQYVLDQHSASQCTPLYDAQALEWYRPWSDNVAPGIFLPPLKWPGEAAGILTTAAAAETGLPEGIPVITGTIDAWSEAISVGAQNPGDLMLMYGTTMFLVHTVHKPLTSPSLWGTVGALPGTRNLAGGMSTSGAITGWLRELFGSRDYPQLLRLAEESGPGARGLLMLPYFAGERTPIMDPQARGMIAGLTVSHTAGDLYRAALEATGLGIRHNIETMEAAGGQIDRIVAVGGGTQGGVWTQIVTDIIGREQVIPTQTIGASYGAAFLAAQMVADVSIEEWNPLKEVLTPRDELAEDYDELFMLYRQLYEQSKDVAHALAARERRLHRS, encoded by the coding sequence ATGCAACTTACCCCCGCAAGTCGAGCCGTGTTCGCGGTGGATATCGGCACCTCGAGTAGTAAAGCGATTCTCGTCCGGCTTGATGGAACCGTAATACGGTCGGGCACCAGGCAGCACACCGTCAAGCGACCGCATCCCGGCTGGGTGGAGATGGACGCGCTTGTCTGGTGGGAGGAGGTTGTCTCCTTGGCGCACGAGCTGTGCGAGCCAGGCGGTGCGCAGGTGATTGCCGTGGGAGTCAGTGGCATGGGACCGTGCGTACTGCTTACCGACGAAGCAGGCACGCCGCTCCGCCCGGCCATCCTGTATGGCGTCGACACGCGGGCGACGAAGCAGATTGCGGAGCTGACCAAACGGTTCGGCGAACACGAGATCCTCCAGCGAGGAGGGTCCGTCCTGACGACACAGGCCGCCGGAGCGAAGATCGTTTGGATCGCGGAGAATGAACCGGATGTCTATGCGAGCGCAAAACGCCTCTTCATGCCCGCATCCTGGCTCGGCTTCCGCCTTACCGGGCAGTACGTGCTCGACCAGCACTCCGCAAGCCAGTGCACGCCTCTCTATGACGCGCAGGCCTTGGAGTGGTACCGGCCGTGGAGCGACAACGTCGCGCCCGGCATCTTCTTGCCCCCGTTGAAGTGGCCAGGCGAAGCAGCCGGCATTCTGACAACGGCAGCAGCCGCTGAGACCGGTCTGCCCGAAGGTATACCCGTAATCACCGGCACGATCGACGCGTGGAGCGAGGCGATCAGCGTCGGCGCCCAGAATCCGGGTGATCTCATGCTTATGTACGGGACGACGATGTTCCTCGTGCACACCGTACACAAGCCGTTGACCAGCCCCTCGCTGTGGGGAACGGTCGGCGCCCTGCCGGGCACGCGGAATCTTGCGGGAGGAATGTCAACGTCCGGCGCGATCACTGGGTGGCTGCGCGAACTTTTTGGATCCCGCGACTACCCTCAGTTGCTACGTCTCGCTGAGGAGTCAGGACCCGGGGCTCGGGGACTCCTGATGCTGCCCTACTTTGCGGGCGAGCGCACCCCAATCATGGACCCACAGGCACGCGGAATGATCGCCGGGCTCACGGTCTCACATACGGCCGGCGATCTGTACCGAGCGGCACTGGAGGCAACCGGACTCGGTATCCGTCACAATATCGAAACCATGGAGGCGGCCGGCGGCCAGATCGACCGGATCGTCGCGGTGGGCGGTGGCACGCAGGGCGGCGTCTGGACGCAGATCGTGACAGATATTATCGGTCGTGAGCAAGTGATCCCAACTCAGACGATCGGCGCAAGCTACGGTGCGGCTTTCCTCGCTGCGCAGATGGTCGCCGATGTGAGCATCGAGGAGTGGAACCCGCTCAAGGAAGTGCTCACGCCGCGGGACGAGTTGGCCGAAGATTACGATGAATTGTTCATGCTTTACCGTCAACTGTATGAGCAATCGAAGGATGTCGCGCACGCGCTCGCGGCGCGTGAGCGCCGCCTACATCGGTCTTGA
- a CDS encoding dihydrodipicolinate synthase family protein has product MDGMVTDVIGERLIVAVPTPMREDESIDLDNMATLVDTDIRRGVEGIYVGGSTGEGMLLSTQERSAVSRDAVQAAAGRVPVIEHVGAMTTRESITLARAAQESGVTAISMIPPLYYRYSTSDVVAHYRAVIDAVDIPFIVYNIPQFTGRDVVDGGYDELFELPQVIGIKHTSQNLFGAERLVARYPEVKLINGFDELYLPALTMGATAAIGTTIGLQIELFRSLRTRAHAGDLVGARVVQARINATIDAMVREGVFAAVKYLVGKYGVRCGAPRRPIPPLSVEGRRRLDTVWVNLQQNVAATAQEDGARV; this is encoded by the coding sequence ATGGACGGCATGGTGACTGACGTCATAGGTGAGCGGCTCATCGTCGCGGTCCCCACTCCTATGCGAGAGGACGAGTCGATCGACCTCGACAACATGGCGACGCTGGTCGACACCGACATCCGCCGCGGGGTCGAGGGGATCTACGTTGGGGGCTCCACCGGGGAGGGCATGTTGCTGTCGACACAAGAGCGGAGCGCTGTCAGCCGCGATGCAGTCCAGGCCGCAGCGGGTCGGGTTCCGGTCATTGAACATGTCGGTGCCATGACAACGCGAGAATCGATCACACTTGCGCGTGCCGCGCAGGAGTCGGGGGTAACGGCGATCTCAATGATTCCACCGCTCTATTACCGCTACTCCACATCTGATGTGGTCGCTCACTACCGGGCTGTCATCGATGCTGTGGATATCCCGTTCATCGTCTATAACATTCCTCAATTCACTGGTCGCGACGTCGTCGATGGCGGGTATGACGAATTGTTCGAGCTTCCTCAGGTCATTGGAATTAAACACACTTCACAGAACCTCTTCGGCGCCGAACGGCTGGTCGCCAGGTACCCGGAGGTGAAGCTCATCAATGGATTTGACGAGCTCTACCTGCCTGCACTGACGATGGGCGCAACAGCCGCGATCGGTACGACGATTGGCCTGCAGATCGAGCTTTTCCGGTCGCTCCGGACACGAGCCCATGCTGGTGACCTGGTGGGCGCACGCGTCGTACAGGCGCGGATCAACGCGACAATTGATGCCATGGTCCGGGAGGGTGTGTTTGCTGCAGTAAAGTACCTTGTTGGAAAGTATGGTGTGCGCTGCGGAGCGCCCCGCCGACCTATTCCGCCGCTCTCTGTCGAAGGTCGTAGGCGACTTGACACGGTATGGGTGAACCTGCAGCAGAACGTTGCGGCGACTGCTCAAGAAGACGGCGCGCGTGTCTGA
- a CDS encoding fumarylacetoacetate hydrolase family protein encodes MRLARLGPLGKEMPVVLEGGRILDLSAVTAEIDGDFFASDGIRRARQALASGSLPVLSNAVSLRVGAPVGRPSAVYCIGMNYAAHAAESGNEPPEHMVMFMKPPNAVVGPDDDVQIPVGSTKTDWEVELAVVIGRRTTRLAATADACAHIAGFAIGNDLSERDWQIAVSGGQWSKGKSAPGFLPLGPWLATPDEVDVSDVRLRSWVNGHVRQDSRTSDLLFPVDHIVWELSQYLTLEPGDVILTGTPQGVALSGRFPYLAAGDVVDMEIDGLGHQRQTCIVTPDVI; translated from the coding sequence GTGCGTTTAGCGCGTCTTGGGCCATTGGGCAAAGAGATGCCCGTCGTCCTCGAGGGCGGCCGGATCCTCGACCTTTCCGCCGTGACCGCCGAAATCGACGGCGACTTTTTCGCATCCGACGGTATTCGACGTGCCAGGCAGGCTCTCGCATCTGGAAGTCTTCCGGTGCTGTCCAATGCCGTGTCATTGCGGGTGGGTGCACCGGTGGGCCGGCCGTCTGCCGTCTATTGCATCGGGATGAACTACGCGGCCCACGCCGCCGAAAGCGGAAACGAGCCGCCGGAGCACATGGTCATGTTCATGAAACCCCCAAATGCGGTGGTTGGTCCGGACGATGACGTACAGATTCCTGTCGGCAGCACGAAAACCGACTGGGAAGTGGAGCTAGCCGTCGTCATCGGCCGACGTACCACACGGCTCGCCGCCACTGCTGATGCCTGCGCACACATCGCCGGGTTCGCCATCGGTAACGACCTGTCCGAGCGGGACTGGCAGATCGCAGTCTCCGGGGGGCAGTGGTCAAAGGGGAAGTCAGCTCCTGGCTTTCTCCCGTTGGGGCCTTGGCTGGCGACCCCCGACGAAGTGGACGTGAGCGATGTGCGCCTACGGTCATGGGTCAATGGCCATGTCCGTCAGGACTCGCGCACAAGCGACCTGCTCTTCCCCGTTGACCACATTGTGTGGGAGCTGAGCCAGTACTTGACGCTTGAACCGGGAGATGTGATCCTCACAGGTACCCCGCAAGGTGTTGCGCTGTCGGGCCGGTTCCCGTACCTCGCCGCCGGTGACGTCGTCGACATGGAGATCGACGGGCTCGGACATCAGCGGCAGACGTGCATCGTGACGCCTGATGTTATATAG
- a CDS encoding SDR family oxidoreductase: MERASDPLFSVEGRIVVVTGAFGQIGTEFAKALHERGARVVVTSRQGRPDAAERLGVATDYDRLLAVQIDITDQRSVERGFERVVEAWGVPTVVVNNAGIDTQPSAPPAVSGPFEQFPAEVFREVIETNLVGTFLVTQTAGRLMRGAGLAGSIINIGSIYGMVSPVQDIYAYRAIDTGIPFVKPVAYSAAKSGLYNLTRYCATYWGREGIRVNTLTPAGVWRETQDAKFHANYESRIPIGRMAQADEYNGALIFLASDASRYMTGSNLVVDGGWTAW; the protein is encoded by the coding sequence ATGGAGCGAGCAAGTGATCCGCTGTTCTCGGTAGAGGGTCGCATCGTGGTTGTCACCGGTGCCTTCGGGCAAATTGGCACGGAGTTCGCGAAGGCGTTGCACGAGAGAGGTGCGCGCGTCGTCGTCACCTCGCGACAAGGGAGGCCCGATGCAGCAGAACGGCTGGGAGTGGCGACCGACTACGATCGCCTCTTAGCGGTGCAGATAGACATCACGGACCAACGGAGCGTAGAACGGGGGTTTGAGCGTGTGGTCGAAGCATGGGGTGTACCAACGGTTGTTGTGAACAATGCGGGCATCGACACTCAGCCAAGTGCGCCGCCGGCAGTATCAGGGCCATTCGAACAGTTCCCGGCCGAGGTTTTTCGTGAGGTTATCGAGACCAATCTCGTAGGCACCTTCCTTGTCACGCAGACCGCGGGACGTTTGATGCGCGGGGCTGGACTCGCGGGATCGATCATCAACATCGGTTCGATTTACGGCATGGTCTCGCCGGTGCAGGATATCTACGCTTACAGGGCCATTGACACCGGAATCCCATTTGTGAAGCCCGTCGCGTACTCGGCTGCGAAATCCGGGCTGTACAACTTGACGCGCTACTGCGCGACCTACTGGGGTCGTGAGGGGATCCGGGTGAATACCTTGACGCCGGCGGGCGTATGGCGTGAAACGCAGGACGCGAAATTTCACGCGAACTACGAGTCGAGAATACCGATCGGGCGGATGGCCCAAGCGGACGAGTACAACGGAGCGCTTATTTTCCTCGCATCGGACGCGTCGCGCTACATGACTGGATCGAACCTCGTTGTAGACGGCGGATGGACGGCATGGTGA
- a CDS encoding group II intron maturase-specific domain-containing protein, whose amino-acid sequence MRGTNAEAVIRRLDPIIRGWAAYYRGVVSKEVFTALIHHSIARSKSRRTVVGFHVRTGSVVAAFAVVVNLEFTEGIEQASAGKAEFFIATRRLNAAEEAIMGTGQQQAAGATAKLRMVQGCDPNTATIFMPGASDR is encoded by the coding sequence CTGCGGGGAACCAACGCTGAAGCGGTCATTCGGCGGCTCGATCCGATCATTCGGGGCTGGGCCGCCTATTACCGGGGCGTGGTATCGAAAGAAGTGTTCACAGCTCTCATCCACCATTCGATTGCACGCTCGAAGTCACGCCGAACCGTGGTCGGCTTCCATGTCAGAACTGGATCAGTCGTCGCCGCTTTCGCGGTTGTCGTCAACCTCGAATTCACGGAGGGCATCGAGCAAGCCAGTGCGGGCAAGGCAGAGTTCTTCATCGCAACCCGCCGACTCAACGCTGCAGAGGAAGCGATCATGGGGACGGGTCAGCAACAGGCGGCCGGGGCGACCGCGAAACTACGAATGGTGCAAGGCTGCGATCCAAACACGGCCACAATATTTATGCCAGGAGCAAGCGATCGTTGA